The sequence TCCTTGTAGCTCGAGTTCCGGGATGCGCTATACCGTGGAAGTGCGTCATGACATCCATGCGATGAGCTTTAGGTATAAACGGACGAGGGCAACCTGTTGAAATATCACAATATATTTTAGCACTGCATAGTGGCATcgacttttttttcgaatttcaaagatGTGTTAGTAGACTTCATCAATGATTGTAGTTCTATATCGTGTTCTTGATCGCGACTGATTAATCTGTAATCAATCGAGGTCGGTGCGAGTACGCTATCAACACGCGAAAGAGCGTCAGCGATGTAATTATCCTTTCCACTAATATGCCGAATGTCCGTTGTGAATTGCGATATGAAACGCAAATATCGCTCTTCGTGAGGCAGACGCAAATTTGAATCGGTTGTCAAGGAAAACGTCAATGGGCGATGATCCgtaaaaatagtgaaatttCGTCCCTCAAGGAAGTGCCGAAAATACTTAACCGCCATCTTCATGGCAGTTAATTCCCGACCGAACGTAGAGTAGTTGAACTGCGATTTCGTAAACTTCTCCGAATAAAAACCCAAGGGTTCCCAATTGTTGTTATGCAGTTGCTGTAGAACTGCTCCGGCAGCTGTGTTTGAAGCATCGATCATAAGGCCAAGTGGTTTTTTACAGTCGGGATAATGAAGAAGTGTGGATTCAGCTAGCGATCGTTTACAGTTATCGAAACTCTTGAGTGCGACATCTGTCCACTTAAGTTTCCGAGAATCATTCTTCCTGTTATCCGGTATCAACTTCCGCAATTCCGCCTGAATATCGGTTGCGTGTTGAATGAATCGCTTGTATCCATTCACCAACGCCAAAAAACGCCGCAAATCTTTCACGCAGGAAGGTAATTCATAATTCATGATAGCTTGTACACGTGCAGGTAGGGGACGTACACCGTCTGCACTGATTAAGTATCCCAGAAACTCTACTTCAGTACGTCCGAATGTGCTTTTGGTGACATTGATCACCAAACCATATTTACGAAGCCTTTCGAAAACAATACGCAAGTGCTCGTGGTGCTCTGAAGGCGAAGAAGATGCTATGCAGATATCGTCTATGAAAACCACCACAAAATCTAAATCACCGAAAATTTTAttcatatctcgggtacttattcaaaaggacgtatgtgattttgtgaacaaagattgaaacgtcgatttatccgatctgatggcactcccacgcaaaccaacaccaccaacaggtagccgaaggctttccctacctgtctgtggtgatggtttgcgtgggagggctatcagattGAACaattcgacgtttgaatctttgtttacaaaatcacatacgtcattttgaataagtacccgagatatatcGTTGAAATGTTTGGCTAGCGTTGCATAGGCCAAACTGCATACGCGTGAATTCGAATAATCCGAACGGTGTTATCACTGCAGTTTTTGGAATATCCTCCTCTTCCACAGGTATTTGGTGGTATGCCCTTTCTAGATCTATCGTAGAGAAAATGGACTTACCGTGGAATGAGTTCAGCAGATCGTGAATGTGAGGAACAGGATATCGATCAGGGATGGTTGCTTGATTTAATCGACGGTAATCGCCAACGAAACGCCATTGCCCGTTTTTCTTTGGCACACAGTGCAGCGGGCTGGCCCAGCTGCTGCTTGAAGGACGACAAATCCCTAAATCGCACATTACTCTGAATTCCTCTTTTgcagattttactttttcaggATGCATCCGACGCGTTAACGTCTCGCTGGATTTCTGACTTCATTGTAGACGGCAGCGTTATTTCTCGGAAGTTTGATAGAAGGTCTCGAAACGGATGGTCTATGTTGACAGTTGTCACGTTGTACAGGTTCGTAGTCATCATATACCCAGGGGAGCCTAAACCGGTTTTTCCGTCTGTCAAACGTTGATGCTTGAGATCCACCAAAATGCCGAAGTGGGCAATGAAATCGGCTCCGATAATCGGTATAGTTACATCAGCAAtgatgaaattccaaagaaagcGTCGCCTGAGTCCAAGATCTgtgtttagaaatttagatccgTAAGTTGGTATTCTGGTTCCATTTGCAGCGTGCAGAGCTTGTGAGGTGAATCCTCCAATTTTCTCTCTTTTAGTCGCCGGAATTATGGACACGTCTGATCCGGTGTCAATTAAAAAACGATAATTTGTTGTACGATCGTGGATGACTATTCGGCGGCTTCCAGACACTTCCCCAACCTCCGCCGAGATCGGCTGGGAAGTACTTAGTTTTTTGAACTGAAAGAACATGGTTGTCGGCACTGGCGTGCATTCGTGCCGTATTTTCGATGATACCAACAGATCTCGTTCTGTGCTTGGCTGGTGGAGGAAAACCGACGAGTCCTTGAAGCAGATTGGCTTCGTGAGCGCCCGAACGATTTAAGCTTGCGTATCTCGGCAGTCAGAAAGTCGATTTCCGATCTGAGATCATTTTCCACCGTGTTGACGAATTCCTTGTCACTGGTAGTTACCGCAGATGATTGCATGGTCATTGTATCTACCATTTTATCTGCCATTTCCGCTAATTTGGCAAGCGTTCCGTCGTGACAAGAGATAATGGGACGTATGCTCAGAGGCAACCGTTGGATGAATAGCATTTTGAGCAATTTGTCGTCAACTGCTAAGCCGGTCGATAGTTCCTGCATTTTAGAGAGTAGATGTGTAGGTCGCAAATCTCCCAGATCGTGCATGCCAAGCAATCGTTCCAAGCGATTTTCCGGGGATAGAGCGAATCGGCCGATTAGTCGCTCTTTAACGGCATCATATTTGTTCGTCACCGGCGGATTTGTAACAAGGTCCGTAATATGGCAAATCACCGACTGGTCTACTTTGGCCACGATGTGATGGAATTTTGTTTCGTCTGCGGTGATTTTTGCCAGTGCGAACTGTGATTCGGCCTGAGCAAACCACATGGCCGGATCAGATTTCCAAAACTCGGGTAATTTTACACTGACGTGTGCAGTGACAGCAGCTGGCACATTATTCGCCGCTTCTGTATCGACCATTTTGAGGTTAGCTTTTGTCACTTGATTTCGATCGCggatatttgaaacaaatacGCGGTTTTCGATCGAACTCGATGTCACGCGACGTCGCGGGTCACCAATGTGGCGATTCGAACCGATAAGGTAAAGATCGAAGACGTTTTAATACTAAcaatataatattttatttccgGCGATATTGTCTACACGTGTTGTTTTTACATCGTAAAATGAACTGTCCTCTTTCTCTTCATTTTCTCCCTCATCTCTTCGTTGATTCCAGGGCTGTATGCGGTTCACTGTTTTTGCATCCCACAACTCCGTACAATAATTGATTTTTGATTATtgatttcctttcaaaaattgtatctcgttttattgtctcagccAATTCTTTGACTCATTTAAGGTTAACTTACcaaaagaacccatattttcgaaatatctaactctaatttaaaaacttattttaattcaccgagtagtgatgctgcctttctcgtatttagtcaagacaccaatacagccaaccttatatggggcttagggtggctcaaaaaacactttttcaaattttttgatgggccgccctcttattcggttctttttgatgccctgatactccggacaaaatttcagccaaatcggtcaacgtttgggcggtgctaaactcgttggaagtttatatggaaaaatgtatgcagaaacatccataaacagtgatttgcaatgatatggaaatgctaatatcatcttccaaacttggacgtacatgttcatgatagaattagaggcgaaagtatagaattgatagttccgttaggttacggcaggcatgaagaatgtttttttatagaagtcgatttgaaagcgagcggagggcaatatttgtgatggcacatatcacacgaccttccttctgccaagctcccgtatgaagggggagggcagaatatcagtgtggaagctgatatatcttcacTGGCGGTTGTTGttgtgatttgcagttggacggcacaatttacgatcaagaaccacgatactcattcagttcttgtagaattaaatacagaatgatatgctaaaaaccgcgagaagattagagtttattacgcaaagatattagcattttactggagtgttgtaagggtgaatttatttcttttcaaaagtaaaagaaacgaaatttactcaaaccccacttcagagaaatgctaataacttagccgggaaaactctaatcttctcgcggttttccgcataacattctgtaaattctccaaaatctgaatgagtatcatagttcttcatcataagttgtgtagtccagctgcaatttactgtttttggttgTTTCTGCATAAATTTTTGCATATATACTTCCAAcaagcaccgcccaaacgttgaccgatttggctgaaattttgtcaagagcatcagggcatcaaatagaaccgaataagaaagCGGCCCaccaaaaacattgaaaaaagtttttcccatactaatttgagccaccctaatggggcttatatggttcgatgtaccattttcttcataacaacggtcgatcgttatcaaattcaatagtgatccaacaaggctttgtcccctgtcgaaaaaaacttgttgcgagaaaatcggttaaagattactataCGGAAAGTTGTTTTATgttttagcttttgtgcacacacatacacacggacagacagacatgtgctcagttggtcgagctgagtcgattggtatatagcaCTAATGGGTCTCCAAGGCTTCTATagaaagttcattttcgaagtgaaatgatagcctttcggtacaacttcgttgagcaataaaggcaaaaacgaaaattcaaattgaaaaagtgctgcacgcaAGGGGTgggacttcttttatttctttagtgaagcttcgccgccatgagcctctgggtctgcctctgctgcgatgtcccgctgggttccagtctaatgcttgtttacagatttcgtttccgcccctacgtagagagtgcccgacccagccccacccgctcccgaatttctgttgctatcggcctctggtgacaacgacgatggagctcgttgtttgagatccagttgtgaggccaccaggcccgaattata comes from Armigeres subalbatus isolate Guangzhou_Male chromosome 2, GZ_Asu_2, whole genome shotgun sequence and encodes:
- the LOC134209385 gene encoding uncharacterized protein LOC134209385; its protein translation is MVDTEAANNVPAAVTAHVSVKLPEFWKSDPAMWFAQAESQFALAKITADETKFHHIVAKVDQSVICHITDLVTNPPVTNKYDAVKERLIGRFALSPENRLERLLGMHDLGDLRPTHLLSKMQELSTGLAVDDKLLKMLFIQRLPLSIRPIISCHDGTLAKLAEMADKMVDTMTMQSSAVTTSDKEFVNTVENDLRSEIDFLTAEIRKLKSFGRSRSQSASRTRRFSSTSQAQNEICWYHRKYGTNARQCRQPCSFSSKN